The DNA region TGTTCAAGCCCATGGCCCAGGGCGTGTGGACCTCGCTGCAGGCCGTGCGCGGCAAGGCCGAGGCCAGCACCGCGCGCACCGAGCGCGACCTCTCGGCGCGGGCCATCCTGTCGCTGGCGGGGGTCCTGCTGCTGGCGCTGTTCACCGTGTTCGGCTTCTTCCTCCACGAGGCGGCGCCGGAACTCACCGGCCCGGGCTTCTGGGGCATGGTCGCCGGCTGCGTGCTGTTCGCCTTCTTCTTCGGCTTCCTGATCGCCGCCGCCTGCGGCTACATGGCCGGCCTGGTGGGCTCCTCCAGCAGCCCGATCTCCGGCATCGGCATCATCGCGGTGATCCTCGTCTCGCTGCTGATCCTCGGCATGGGCAGCCTGGAGACCGGCCTGCTGCAACTGGCCGGCGGCAAGGTGGCCATCGCCCTGGCGCTGTTCACCACCGCCGTGGTGCTGGCCATCGCCGCCATCTCCAACGACAACCTGCAGGACCTCAAGACCGGCTACCTGGTCGGCGCCACGCCCTGGCGCCAGCAGGTCGCGCTGATCGTCGGCTGCCTGGCGGGCGCCCTGGTGATCCCGCCGGTGCTCGACCTGCTCTACAACGCCTACGGCTTCGCCGGCGCCCTGCCCCGCGAAGGGATGGACCCGCAGCAGGCCCTGGCCGCGCCCCAGGCCACCCTGCTCACAGCCATCGCCAGCGGCATTTTCAAGAACGCGCTGAACTGGAACATGATCCTCATCGGCGTGGTGCTCGGCGTCGCGCTGATCCTCATCGACATCATCCTGCGGCGTACCAGCAAGGCCAGCCTGCCGGTGCTCGCGGTGGGCCTAGGCATCTACCTGCCGCCCACCATCGGCATGACCCTGGTGGTCGGCGCCGTGCTCAGCCGGGTGATCGAGGGCCGCCTGCAGGCCCGCGCCCAGGCCGCGGGGCAGGACCCGGAGCGCTACGCCGAAGTGCCGCGCCGCCGTGGGGTACTGCTCGCTTCGGGCCTGATCGTCGGCGAGAGCCTGATGGGCATCCTGCTCGCCGGGCTGATCGGCGGGACCGGCGAGGACGCCCCGCTGGCACTGGTCGAGGCGGGCTTCTCGGGCACCGCGCAGTGGCTCGGCCTGCTGGTCTTCGCCCTGGTGTGCGTAGGCTTCTGCCGTCATGTGCTGGGGTCGCAACGCAGTTCCTGAAACGCGTGTGAACCCCTTGGCAAACCTGTTCGTTCCCCCCTTTTCCGGGGGGAACTGTCGCTATGCTGGCTGCCTAACCGGAGTGAGAGCCAACATAGACAGGGCCCGTCAGCCATGAGTGCAGCCATCTACATAGTTCCTGAAAAGCCCCTTGCGGGCATCGATGACTTCGTCAACGGCAAAGCCGTGGCCAGCGTGGACGAGGTCGAACTCGACGAGCTGTGCAAACGGCTCAAGGTGAAGTCCCTCTGGGCCTTCGTCAGCCAGGACCCGGGCGACTTCGCCGACCTGCTCGAAGAAGGCGACGTGCCGGACCTCGGCGACAGCCTGCCCGACGAGCAGTGGTTCAACGCCGAGGACGGCCTCAAGACCGTGCGCGCCCTGCAGGGCCACCTGGTCACCGAGCCCCGCGCGCTGTCCAACTCCACCGACTTCCTCGAAGACCTCCAGGAGTACGAGTGGGTGCTCAACGCCCTCGCCGAACAGGAAATCCGCTGGCACTTCGCCGTGGATTTCTGAGCCCCGCCCCGCTTCCGTGGGGCGGCCTGTAGGGGCGACTTCAGTCGCCCAAAGCTTCGCGAGCAGAGCTCGCTCCTACGGCACAGGTGCCAGGCCCGGCGCTTTTTT from Pseudomonas tohonis includes:
- a CDS encoding OPT family oligopeptide transporter, with translation MTDRIPDHLDLPELTLRGLVLGALITLVFTASNVYLGLKVGLTFASSIPAAVISMAVLRYFKGSNILENNMVQTQASAAGTLSSIIFILPGLLMIGYWAGFPFWQTAAICAIGGILGVLYTIPLRRVMVVQSELPYPEGVAAAEILRVGSGDDEGADGTPTAHDKNEPGLRDILGGGLVAGAFSLCSSGFKVLGEGISVWATAGQTAFRFTTGFSFALVGAGYLMGITAGIAILIGVLICWGVAVPLLTINATPAEGHAISDLATQMWSSQVRFLGAGTIGIAALWTLATLFKPMAQGVWTSLQAVRGKAEASTARTERDLSARAILSLAGVLLLALFTVFGFFLHEAAPELTGPGFWGMVAGCVLFAFFFGFLIAAACGYMAGLVGSSSSPISGIGIIAVILVSLLILGMGSLETGLLQLAGGKVAIALALFTTAVVLAIAAISNDNLQDLKTGYLVGATPWRQQVALIVGCLAGALVIPPVLDLLYNAYGFAGALPREGMDPQQALAAPQATLLTAIASGIFKNALNWNMILIGVVLGVALILIDIILRRTSKASLPVLAVGLGIYLPPTIGMTLVVGAVLSRVIEGRLQARAQAAGQDPERYAEVPRRRGVLLASGLIVGESLMGILLAGLIGGTGEDAPLALVEAGFSGTAQWLGLLVFALVCVGFCRHVLGSQRSS